A region of Natribaculum luteum DNA encodes the following proteins:
- a CDS encoding tRNA pseudouridine(54/55) synthase Pus10: MTLTEDVRALLATGPVCDSCLGRPFAERSFGLTNAERGRALRTTVALEDDEPFESDDPADCWVCEGYCGTFDALADTVVDELEGVDFDTYQVGSRVPPLVEENERLLREDAGLEEDAGESMKREVNREVGRRIGAKTGADVEFERPDVLAVVDLEAFDPLEAIEEGTVTGHAVDVRVNPAFVYGRYRKLERDVPQTEWPCRECGGSGVQLGDEGEEPCDYCDGTGYMYETSVEQVVRPHVVAAMAGDEGTFHGAGREDVDARMLGEGRPFVLEVKRPKERSPDVDELEREINDAANGAVEVEGLRLATYEMVERVKEHDASKRYRADVEFDEPVDDAAFEDALTELDGATVEQYTPQRVDHRRANLTRTRTVHEIDGELLEPTRAEVRVHGEGGLYIKELISGDDGRTEPSLAGLLGVEAEVTALDVIGVEGEDEPFELEEYFRD; the protein is encoded by the coding sequence ATGACGCTCACCGAGGACGTCCGTGCGCTGCTGGCGACGGGCCCCGTCTGCGACTCGTGTCTCGGCCGTCCGTTCGCCGAACGGAGTTTCGGACTCACGAACGCCGAACGCGGCCGGGCGCTGCGGACGACCGTCGCGTTAGAAGACGACGAACCGTTCGAGTCGGACGACCCCGCCGACTGCTGGGTCTGTGAGGGGTACTGTGGCACGTTCGACGCGCTCGCCGATACCGTCGTCGACGAACTCGAGGGCGTCGACTTCGACACCTATCAGGTCGGCAGCCGCGTGCCGCCGCTGGTCGAGGAAAACGAGCGCCTGCTGCGCGAGGACGCCGGCCTCGAGGAGGACGCCGGCGAGTCGATGAAACGCGAGGTCAACCGCGAGGTGGGTCGTCGCATCGGCGCGAAGACGGGCGCGGACGTCGAGTTCGAACGCCCGGACGTCCTCGCCGTCGTCGACCTCGAGGCGTTCGACCCCCTCGAGGCGATCGAAGAGGGGACGGTCACGGGCCACGCGGTGGACGTCCGGGTCAATCCAGCGTTCGTCTACGGTCGCTACCGCAAACTCGAGCGGGACGTTCCGCAGACGGAGTGGCCCTGCCGGGAGTGTGGCGGCAGCGGCGTTCAGCTGGGTGACGAAGGCGAAGAGCCCTGCGACTACTGCGACGGCACAGGTTACATGTACGAGACGAGCGTCGAGCAGGTCGTTCGACCCCACGTCGTCGCGGCGATGGCCGGCGACGAGGGGACCTTCCACGGGGCGGGTCGCGAGGACGTCGACGCCCGCATGCTCGGCGAGGGACGACCGTTCGTCCTCGAGGTCAAGCGTCCGAAAGAGCGCAGTCCCGACGTCGACGAACTCGAGCGCGAGATCAACGACGCCGCCAACGGTGCAGTCGAAGTCGAGGGCCTCCGGCTGGCGACCTACGAGATGGTCGAGCGCGTCAAAGAACACGACGCGAGCAAACGCTACCGCGCGGACGTCGAGTTCGACGAGCCCGTCGACGACGCGGCGTTCGAGGACGCACTCACCGAGCTAGACGGCGCGACCGTCGAACAGTACACGCCCCAGCGCGTCGACCACCGGCGAGCGAACCTCACCCGTACCCGGACCGTCCACGAGATCGACGGAGAGTTACTCGAGCCCACGCGCGCGGAGGTCCGCGTCCACGGCGAAGGTGGACTCTACATCAAGGAGCTGATTAGCGGCGACGACGGCCGCACGGAGCCGAGTCTCGCCGGCCTGCTCGGCGTGGAAGCGGAGGTGACGGCCCTCGACGTGATCGGCGTCGAGGGCGAAGACGAACCGTTCGAACTCGAGGAGTATTTCAGAGACTGA
- a CDS encoding S1C family serine protease → MEEMRLGRRRFLAAAGAGFVGSLAGCATPRSGPSFETDEAPIDRDDRADGSTYTEVYERTIDSVTLVRVFGVDDSAGGQTRGQGSAFVYDDSHVVTNDHVVYGSDQLELQYPNGDWSTAAVVGTDYYSDLAVLEVDHVPDVATPLELSQQSPVVGQEVLAIGNPYGLEGSMSKGIVSGVDRALQVPQRDFAFPNVVQTDAAVNPGNSGGPLVDLDGTVVGVINAGGGDNIGFAISAALARRVVPALVDDGVYRHSYMGIGLRTVDPLIARENNLPRATGVIVTDVPEDGPADGVLRGSDEVVRRNGAVIPVGGDVILAINDEPIPDRHALSTHLALETSPSETISIEIRRDRRTETVDLTLGARPLVD, encoded by the coding sequence ATGGAAGAGATGCGACTCGGTCGCCGCCGATTTCTCGCGGCGGCAGGTGCCGGGTTCGTCGGATCGCTCGCCGGCTGTGCCACCCCCCGGTCCGGCCCGTCGTTCGAGACCGACGAGGCGCCGATCGATCGCGACGATCGAGCCGACGGATCGACGTACACGGAGGTCTACGAGCGGACGATCGACTCCGTCACGCTGGTCCGGGTGTTCGGCGTCGACGATTCGGCGGGCGGCCAGACCCGTGGCCAGGGCTCTGCGTTCGTCTACGACGACTCCCACGTGGTGACCAACGACCACGTCGTCTACGGTAGCGACCAGCTCGAGCTGCAGTATCCGAACGGCGACTGGTCGACCGCGGCGGTCGTCGGCACCGACTACTACAGCGATCTGGCCGTCCTCGAGGTCGATCACGTCCCGGACGTCGCCACGCCGCTCGAGCTCAGCCAGCAGTCTCCCGTCGTCGGCCAGGAGGTGCTCGCGATCGGGAACCCGTACGGACTCGAGGGGTCGATGTCGAAAGGCATCGTAAGCGGCGTCGACCGGGCACTCCAGGTACCACAGCGTGACTTTGCGTTTCCGAACGTCGTCCAGACCGACGCGGCCGTCAATCCGGGCAACAGCGGCGGGCCGCTCGTCGACCTCGACGGGACAGTCGTGGGCGTCATCAACGCCGGCGGCGGCGACAACATCGGCTTTGCGATCTCGGCTGCACTCGCCCGTCGCGTCGTTCCGGCACTCGTCGACGACGGCGTCTACCGCCACTCGTACATGGGGATCGGCCTGCGGACCGTCGACCCGCTCATCGCCAGGGAGAACAACCTCCCGCGTGCGACCGGCGTTATCGTCACCGACGTCCCCGAGGACGGCCCCGCCGACGGTGTCTTGCGCGGAAGCGACGAGGTCGTCCGTCGCAACGGGGCCGTCATCCCCGTCGGTGGCGACGTGATCCTCGCGATAAACGACGAACCGATCCCCGATCGACACGCCCTCTCGACGCACCTCGCGCTCGAGACCAGCCCGAGCGAGACGATCTCGATCGAGATTCGGCGCGACCGCAGGACCGAGACCGTCGACCTGACGCTTGGGGCGCGTCCGCTCGTCGATTGA
- a CDS encoding DUF7511 domain-containing protein, which produces MSHDVDTRPDRTETDDPAAEFDHVTIDCDSAPDECAIFPREATEEELLTTWVTAQGDSFVDLESMR; this is translated from the coding sequence ATGAGCCACGACGTCGACACCAGACCCGACCGAACCGAAACCGACGATCCGGCAGCCGAATTCGATCACGTCACGATCGACTGCGACAGCGCCCCCGACGAGTGTGCGATCTTCCCGCGAGAGGCTACCGAGGAGGAACTACTGACCACCTGGGTCACCGCCCAGGGCGACTCGTTCGTCGACCTCGAGTCGATGCGCTGA
- a CDS encoding HVO_A0556 family zinc finger protein: MARAQSAGRELLVTLEGRDCQFCVDGELVRDEYKGNDAVLCEACGTPIAQLW; encoded by the coding sequence ATGGCACGAGCGCAGTCAGCGGGGCGAGAGTTGCTCGTCACCCTCGAGGGACGAGACTGTCAGTTCTGCGTGGACGGCGAACTCGTCCGCGACGAGTACAAGGGAAACGACGCGGTCCTCTGTGAGGCGTGCGGGACGCCGATCGCACAGCTCTGGTGA
- a CDS encoding metal-dependent hydrolase — protein MWPWGHVAVAYLLYTASISRRSDRSVAPLAVVALAVGSQAPDLVDKPFAWTFDVLPGGRTLAHSIFFAAFVLATAYAVARRIDRPESASAFGLGYVSHLVADVPPSILTGDLSGTEYFLWPLLEVPPEEPVAGILDAFLNYYAMGPYEWIQLGLFAVAAVVWYRDGTPGLEWVDRLLGRPTDR, from the coding sequence ATGTGGCCCTGGGGACACGTCGCCGTCGCGTACCTCCTGTACACCGCCTCGATCAGCCGTCGGTCCGACCGGTCAGTCGCCCCTCTCGCCGTCGTCGCCCTCGCGGTCGGCTCGCAGGCACCCGACCTCGTCGACAAACCGTTCGCGTGGACGTTCGACGTCTTGCCCGGCGGTCGAACGCTCGCCCACTCGATTTTCTTCGCCGCGTTCGTGCTCGCGACAGCGTACGCCGTCGCCCGCCGCATCGACCGGCCCGAGTCGGCGTCCGCGTTCGGACTCGGGTACGTCTCACACCTCGTGGCCGACGTCCCGCCGTCGATCCTCACCGGCGACCTCTCGGGGACCGAGTACTTCCTCTGGCCGCTGCTCGAGGTCCCGCCAGAAGAGCCCGTCGCGGGAATCCTCGACGCGTTTCTCAACTACTACGCGATGGGGCCCTACGAGTGGATTCAGCTGGGTCTGTTCGCCGTCGCCGCCGTCGTCTGGTATCGCGACGGAACGCCGGGTCTCGAGTGGGTCGATAGACTGCTGGGTCGACCCACCGATCGCTGA
- the trmY gene encoding tRNA (pseudouridine(54)-N(1))-methyltransferase TrmY, whose amino-acid sequence MRQFVLIGHDAPTEPEFSLDDLAGGAGRLDALCRSITSAFVLSHGIREDARVYLVIQDELTITFDGSELRRLNPDERSTAALVRKALEHRDEAIGALPAEPSPGIELYRRGLEATLETVADEGTVVTLHEDGDPIVDADADVPDDPIFVLSDHHDFTDEERALLESHSDRRLRLGPKRLHADDAITVVHHFLDTDGYARF is encoded by the coding sequence ATGCGCCAGTTCGTTCTCATCGGCCACGACGCCCCCACCGAGCCGGAGTTCTCGCTCGACGACCTCGCCGGCGGTGCCGGCCGTCTCGATGCCCTTTGTCGTTCGATCACCTCGGCGTTCGTCCTCTCACACGGCATCCGCGAGGACGCCCGCGTCTACCTCGTCATCCAGGACGAACTCACGATTACCTTCGACGGCAGCGAACTCCGACGGCTCAACCCCGACGAACGATCGACCGCTGCACTCGTTCGAAAGGCACTCGAGCACCGCGACGAGGCCATCGGCGCGCTCCCGGCCGAACCCAGCCCCGGCATCGAACTCTACCGACGGGGGCTCGAGGCCACCCTCGAGACCGTCGCAGACGAGGGCACGGTGGTGACGCTCCACGAAGACGGCGACCCGATCGTCGACGCCGATGCCGACGTCCCCGACGACCCGATCTTCGTCCTCTCTGACCACCACGACTTTACCGACGAGGAACGCGCGTTACTCGAGTCCCATTCCGACCGTCGGCTCCGACTCGGTCCGAAACGGCTGCACGCCGACGACGCGATCACGGTCGTCCACCACTTCCTCGATACGGACGGCTACGCTCGCTTCTGA
- a CDS encoding ATP-grasp domain-containing protein: MEERSAVVPAVAPSSLSCLRSLSSRGIRTIAVSEHETAPEFYSRYCDENYVIPDPAVDFLGYKDALLTLAKRADVRTITPIREEDVWALSKYRSEFAPHVTPLWPSVETLRSVYDRVRLTEVTEAAGVSVPETQPLDEVDDWNREQIVKPRYAILTADYVSALDSAEIVHPGSVRFLEPGRKPDRESLSEEMGHVPIVQEYVPGSEYALWALYDDGDVVSTCHKRQLRGYSYAGNTSVARQTADVPELEEAGRAVLDTLDWHGPASVQFKRNAETGEFVLLEVNPRFWVSLECARQVGVDFAFHYWKLACDESVRPQLDYETGVATHLLRGELLYLLSIVREDIPLVEPPRLSAAARDVAASIYRQPHFDYFSVTDPAPFARDVLNVAIEMTSSTPDVVHGSGRKALDVISNFPP, from the coding sequence ATGGAAGAACGGAGTGCAGTCGTCCCGGCGGTTGCTCCGAGCTCTCTCTCCTGCCTTCGCTCGCTCAGTTCCCGTGGTATCCGCACGATCGCGGTTTCGGAACACGAGACTGCTCCCGAGTTCTACTCGCGCTACTGTGACGAGAACTACGTGATCCCGGACCCCGCGGTAGATTTTCTCGGCTACAAGGACGCCCTGCTCACGCTCGCGAAACGAGCCGACGTTCGCACGATCACCCCGATCAGAGAAGAAGACGTCTGGGCGCTCTCGAAGTATCGGTCGGAGTTCGCACCACACGTCACCCCGCTTTGGCCGTCGGTCGAGACGCTCCGGAGCGTCTACGATCGAGTGCGATTGACGGAGGTCACGGAAGCCGCCGGAGTTAGCGTCCCGGAGACACAACCACTCGACGAGGTCGACGACTGGAATCGAGAACAGATCGTCAAACCGAGATACGCGATCCTCACGGCCGACTACGTTTCGGCTCTCGATTCTGCCGAGATCGTCCACCCCGGTTCGGTGCGGTTTCTCGAACCCGGTCGCAAACCCGATCGAGAATCGCTGTCCGAGGAGATGGGACACGTACCGATCGTACAGGAGTACGTGCCAGGATCGGAGTACGCGCTCTGGGCCCTCTACGACGATGGTGACGTCGTCTCGACGTGTCACAAACGTCAGCTTCGTGGATACTCTTACGCCGGAAACACGAGCGTTGCTCGCCAGACCGCCGACGTTCCCGAACTCGAGGAGGCAGGACGGGCAGTGCTTGATACCCTGGACTGGCACGGCCCAGCGTCAGTCCAGTTCAAGCGTAATGCGGAGACGGGCGAGTTCGTACTACTCGAGGTCAATCCCCGATTCTGGGTGTCGCTCGAGTGTGCCCGCCAGGTCGGTGTCGACTTCGCCTTCCATTACTGGAAACTCGCCTGCGACGAGTCCGTTCGCCCGCAGTTGGATTACGAAACGGGAGTTGCAACCCACCTTCTGCGGGGTGAACTCCTGTACCTCCTCAGCATCGTGCGAGAAGATATTCCGCTGGTCGAGCCGCCACGGCTGTCGGCTGCGGCGAGGGACGTCGCCGCCTCGATCTATCGCCAGCCACACTTCGATTACTTCAGCGTGACCGACCCGGCCCCTTTCGCCCGCGACGTCCTCAACGTCGCGATCGAGATGACGTCGTCGACCCCGGACGTCGTGCATGGCTCTGGCAGGAAAGCGTTGGACGTAATCTCGAACTTCCCTCCGTAA
- a CDS encoding TSUP family transporter, translated as MGFGTGLAPLLFVFGYSPLEIVPVLLLSETLTGLIAGVVHHDVDNVTFSLRPLNAETRLLGLLVGVGAGAAFTSVLLAYFAIGLSDWLIETYVSVLVMAMGVIGLARARLRTFEYRPRRLVAFALLAGVNKGIGGGGYGPVVTLGQILSGVYEKSAVAITTLTEGIVSITGVIAFGYLVTRGVSVDLHLFPSIFAGGFLAALVAPYLVRVLPNTLWRYLIPVYALGIGVAGLLLSFSV; from the coding sequence ATGGGATTCGGGACGGGGCTCGCCCCGCTCCTGTTCGTCTTCGGGTACAGCCCACTCGAGATCGTCCCCGTCTTGCTGCTGTCGGAGACGCTCACGGGACTGATCGCCGGCGTCGTCCACCACGACGTCGACAACGTCACCTTTTCCCTGCGGCCACTCAACGCCGAGACGAGACTGCTCGGCTTGCTCGTCGGCGTCGGTGCAGGTGCCGCGTTCACCTCTGTCCTGCTGGCGTACTTCGCGATCGGCCTCTCCGACTGGCTCATCGAGACGTACGTCTCGGTGCTCGTCATGGCGATGGGGGTAATCGGGCTCGCTCGTGCGCGGCTGCGCACGTTCGAGTATCGTCCGCGCCGACTCGTCGCGTTCGCACTCCTGGCCGGCGTGAACAAGGGCATCGGCGGCGGCGGATACGGTCCGGTCGTCACACTCGGCCAGATCCTCTCGGGAGTCTACGAGAAGAGCGCGGTGGCGATAACCACCCTCACGGAGGGCATCGTCTCGATCACTGGCGTGATCGCGTTCGGATACCTCGTGACTCGAGGCGTGTCGGTCGACCTGCACCTCTTTCCGTCGATCTTCGCTGGCGGCTTCCTCGCGGCGCTCGTCGCCCCCTACCTGGTTCGAGTACTCCCGAACACGCTCTGGCGCTATCTCATCCCGGTCTACGCGCTCGGAATCGGCGTCGCCGGGCTACTGCTTAGTTTCAGCGTATGA
- a CDS encoding helix-turn-helix domain-containing protein, producing MTTLVNLRMPAAGTVMGDVFESVPSATCEMEQVIASDGYRMWIDGAEQSTLESTLESSRSISTYERVLTGDGRWLYDVEFTSDVVDVFDLVTEEQGTVVTASASNGTWELQVRFCDREYVSRVYDRLLEHDVTTDLTRLTDLDGESVSSHGLTPKQYETLVAAHERGYFTIPRETSMEELADELGVSHQALSERLRRAYRALVDTELNGTENPQLSPSHG from the coding sequence ATGACCACCCTTGTAAACCTCCGGATGCCTGCGGCGGGAACCGTGATGGGCGACGTCTTCGAGTCCGTTCCGTCGGCCACCTGCGAGATGGAGCAGGTAATCGCATCAGACGGCTACCGAATGTGGATCGACGGCGCGGAGCAGTCGACACTCGAGTCGACACTCGAGTCCTCACGCTCGATCTCGACGTACGAGCGAGTCCTGACGGGCGACGGCCGGTGGCTGTACGACGTCGAGTTCACGTCCGACGTCGTCGACGTCTTCGACCTCGTCACCGAGGAGCAGGGGACGGTCGTCACCGCGTCGGCCAGCAACGGCACGTGGGAGCTACAGGTTCGGTTTTGTGACCGCGAGTACGTCAGTCGCGTCTACGATCGGCTCCTCGAGCACGACGTCACCACCGACCTCACCCGACTCACCGACCTCGACGGAGAGTCCGTCTCGAGTCACGGGCTCACGCCAAAGCAGTACGAAACGCTCGTTGCGGCACACGAACGCGGGTACTTCACGATCCCCCGCGAGACGTCGATGGAGGAACTGGCCGACGAACTCGGCGTCTCCCACCAGGCGCTCTCGGAACGCCTGCGTCGGGCCTACCGCGCACTCGTGGACACCGAACTGAACGGGACCGAAAACCCACAGCTCTCACCTTCTCACGGCTAA
- a CDS encoding DUF4397 domain-containing protein, protein MPVSRRSALKGLGAAGAAAAMSGQVFAKGEYEDDERNETASDDEKRKKGDTAGAAVRVAHFSPDAPNVDVYVDGNKVISDLAYDDVSPYLEIDPGTYTVQVTAAGDPGTVAFEGDVTFGPAFYTVAAIGELEAGTFEPLVLVDAGAALVRLVHASPDAPAVDVVPADAEEPLFADVAFGDGTDYVPLPTGSYTLEVRPAGGTAADAVTTLDVDLAEATAYTAYAVGYLEPPAGRENRPFAVNVTVDGPMADATTRDDSA, encoded by the coding sequence ATGCCCGTATCCCGACGATCGGCGCTGAAAGGACTCGGTGCTGCCGGCGCAGCAGCAGCGATGAGCGGTCAGGTATTCGCGAAAGGAGAGTACGAAGACGACGAACGAAACGAGACGGCAAGCGACGACGAGAAGCGGAAAAAAGGCGATACTGCAGGCGCGGCGGTTCGCGTCGCACACTTCTCACCCGACGCACCGAACGTCGACGTCTACGTCGATGGCAACAAGGTAATCTCCGATCTGGCCTACGACGACGTCTCGCCGTACCTCGAGATCGACCCCGGGACGTACACCGTCCAGGTGACGGCAGCGGGCGACCCGGGGACGGTCGCCTTCGAGGGCGACGTGACGTTCGGACCGGCGTTTTACACGGTTGCGGCGATCGGTGAACTCGAGGCTGGGACGTTCGAGCCGCTGGTGCTCGTCGACGCGGGCGCGGCGCTCGTTCGCCTCGTCCACGCCTCGCCCGACGCCCCGGCGGTCGACGTGGTGCCGGCAGACGCCGAGGAGCCGCTGTTCGCGGACGTCGCGTTCGGCGACGGGACGGACTACGTCCCGCTCCCGACCGGTTCGTACACACTCGAGGTGCGGCCGGCCGGCGGCACAGCGGCCGACGCCGTCACGACGCTCGACGTCGACCTGGCCGAAGCGACGGCCTACACCGCCTACGCGGTCGGCTACCTCGAACCACCGGCAGGTCGCGAGAACCGGCCGTTCGCGGTGAACGTCACCGTCGACGGTCCGATGGCCGACGCCACAACGCGCGACGATTCGGCATAA